One segment of Brassica napus cultivar Da-Ae chromosome C3, Da-Ae, whole genome shotgun sequence DNA contains the following:
- the LOC106389431 gene encoding aconitate hydratase 3, mitochondrial yields MYKTTSSSLLRAASSRSPLLSSRSSLSQSSSSSAASASPSPPSSLLGRRPFATSSPAFRSLPRWSHCLHSRLSPFRLSSQIRAVSPGLDRLERKFSSMASEHPFKGIFTTLPKPGGGEFGKFYSLPALNDPRIDKLPYSIRILLESAIRNCDNFQVTKEDVEKIIDWEKTAPKQVEIPFKPARVLLQDFTGVPAVVDLACMRDAMNKLGSDSNKINPLVPVDLVIDHSVQVDVARSENAVQANMELEFQRNKERFAFLKWGSTAFQNMLVVPPGSGIVHQVNLEYLGRVVFNTQGVLYPDSVVGTDSHTTMIDGLGVAGWGVGGIEAEATMLGQPMSMVLPGVVGFKLSGKMRNGVTATDLVLTVTQILRKHGVVGKFVEFYGDGMSGLSLADRATIANMSPEYGATMGFFPVDHVTLQYLKLTGRSDETVAMIEAYLRANNMFVDYDEPQQDRAYSSYLELNLDNVEPCISGPKRPHDRVPLKEMKADWNSCLDSKVGFKGFAIPKEAQEKVANFSFNGKPAEITHGSVVIAAITSCTNTSNPSVMLGAGLVAKKACDLGLQVKPWIKTSLAPGSGVVTKYLLKSGLQEYLNQQGFNIVGYGCTTCIGNSGEINESVGAAITENDIVAAAVLSGNRNFEGRVHPLTRANYLASPPLVVAYALAGTVNIDFETEPIGTGKNGKDVFLRDIWPTTEEIAEVVQSSVLPDMFRATYESITKGNPMWNELSVPENTLYSWDPKSTYIHEPPYFKDMTMDPPGPHSVKDAYCLLNFGDSITTDHISPAGNIQKDSPAAKYLMERGVDRKDFNSYGSRRGNDEIMARGTFANIRIVNKLMNGEVGPKTVHIPSGEKLSVFDAAMRYKSSGEDTIILAGAEYGSGSSRDWAAKGPMLQGVKAVIAKSFERIHRSNLVGMGIIPLCFKSGEDADTLGLTGHERYTIHLPTDISEIRPGQDVTVTTDNGKSFSCTVRFDTEVELAYFNHGGILPYVIRNLSKQ; encoded by the exons ATGTATAAAACCACATCTTCCTCCCTCCTTCGAGCCGCTTCTTCTCGCTCTCCACTCCTCTCCTCCCGATCGTCCCTGTCtcaatcctcctcctcctccgccgcatCCGCATCTCCTTCCCCGCCTTCGTCTCTTCTCGGTCGGAGACCTTTCGCCACTTCCTCACCCGCTTTCCGATCGCTTCCTCGATGGAGCCATTGCCTTCACTCCAGACTGTCTCCGTTTCGCCTCAGCTCTCAGATCAGAGCCGTCTCTCCCGGTTTAGACCGGCTCGAGAGGAAATTCTCTTCCATGG cgTCGGAGCATCCGTTCAAGGGGATTTTCACTACTCTTCCTAAGCCTGGTGGTGGCGAGTTCGGGAAGTTTTACAGCTTGCCTGCTCTCAACGATCCAAGGATTG ATAAACTGCCTTACTCTATCAGGATTCTCCTTGAATCCGCGATTCGTAACTGTGATaacttccaagtcaccaaggaAGATGTTGAGAAGATTATCGACTGGGAAAAGACTGCTCCTAAACAAGTCGAGATTCCGTTCAAGCCAGCTCGTGTTCTTCTTCAGGACTTTACTGGAGTCCCCGCTGTTGTTGACCTTGCTTGTATGCGTGATGCTATGAACAAACTCGGCAGTGATTCCAACAAAATCAACCCTTTG GTTCCAGTGGATCTTGTGATTGACCATTCTGTTCAAGTTGATGTTGCTCGATCTGAGAATGCAGTGCAAGCAAATATGGAGCTTGAGTTCCAGAGGAACAAGGAGAGGTTTGCTTTCCTTAAATGGGGATCTACTGCTTTCCAGAACATGCTTGTTGTGCCTCCTGGCTCTGGTATTGTGCATCAG GTCAATTTGGAATATCTTGGAAGAGTTGTGTTCAACACCCAAGGCGTTCTCTACCCAGACAGTGTGGTTGGAACTGATTCACACACAACTATGATTGATGGGTTGGGAGTTGCTGGATGGGGAGTTGGTGGCATTGAAGCTGAGGCGACAATGCTTGGCCAG CCGATGAGTATGGTATTGCCCGGTGTCGTTGGATTCAAGCTGTCCGGGAAAATGCGTAATGGTGTTACAGCTACTGATTTGGTTCTAACAGTGACTCAGATACTCAGGAAGCATGGTGTTGTTGGAAAGTTTGTTGAGTTTTATG gTGATGGTATGAGTGGTCTGTCCCTAGCTGACAGGGCCACAATTGCCAATATGTCTCCCGAGTATGGTGCAACCATGGGCTTCTTCCCTGTGGATCATGTTACTCTACAGTATCTCAAATTGACTGGAAGAAGTGATGAGACT GTGGCCATGATTGAAGCGTACCTTCGGGCAAACAATATGTTTGTCGACTACGATGAG CCTCAACAAGATCGAGCTTACTCGTCATATCTGGAACTGAACCTGGACAATGTTGAACCTTGCATTTCTGGACCAAAGAG GCCACATGATCGTGTTCCTTTGAAGGAAATGAAAGCTGATTGGAACTCATGTCTCGACAGTAAAGTTGGGTTCAAG GGTTTTGCAATCCCTAAAGAGGCACAGGAAAAAGTGGCAAACTTTTCCTTTAATGGAAAACCAGCAGAGATTACACATGGAAGTGTGGTGATTGCTGCGATCACAAGCTGTACTAATACATCAAACCCCAGTGTCATGCTTGGTGCTGGTCTTGTTGCGAAAAAGGCTTGTGACCTTGGCCTACAG GTTAAGCCTTGGATAAAGACAAGTCTTGCGCCAGGCTCCGGAGTTGTTACAAAATACTTACTAAAGAG TGGACTGCAAGAATATCTGAACCAGCAAGGTTTCAATATTGTGGGTTATGGCTGCACTACGTGCATTGGTAACTCTGGAGAAATTAatgaatcagtgggagctgctATCACAGAAAATG ACATTGTGGCGGCTGCTGTGCTTTCTGGAAACAGGAACTTTGAGGGTCGTGTTCATCCGCTAACAAGAGCCAACTACCTTGCATCTCCTCCTCTGGTTGTTGCCTACGCTCTTGCTGGAACG GTTAACATCGACTTTGAAACAGAGCCTATCGGCACTGGAAAGAACGGCAAGGACGTCTTCCTAAGGGACATCTGGCCAACCACGGAAGAAATTGCTgag GTTGTTCAATCCAGTGTTTTGCCTGACATGTTCCGAGCAACATACGAGTCGATCACCAAGGGTAACCCGATGTGGAATGAGCTGTCTGTTCCTGAAAACACCCTCTACTCATGGGATCCCAAGTCGACTTACATTCACGAGCCACCATACTTCAAGGACATGACCATGGATCCTCCAGGTCCACACAGTGTGAAGGATGCTTACTGTTTGCTCAACTTTGGGGACAGTATCACCACTGATCACATCTCTCCAGCTGGAAACATCCAAAAGGACAGTCCCGCTGCAAAATATCTCATGGAGCGTGGGGTTGATCGCAAGGACTTCAACTCATATGGAAGTCGCCGTGGGAATGACGAAATAATGGCCAGGGGAACTTTTGCTAACATCCGTATCGTTAACAAGCTCATGAATGGGGAAGTTGGACCCAAGACTGTTCACATTCCTTCTGGAGAGAAGCTTTCAGTCTTCGACGCAGCCATG AGGTACAAGTCATCTGGTGAAGACACGATTATTCTAGCTGGAGCCGAGTATGGAAGTGGTAGCTCACGTGATTGGGCGGCTAAGGGACCTATGCTACAG GGTGTGAAAGCAGTGATAGCCAAGAGTTTCGAAAGGATTCACCGAAGCAACTTGGTGGGAATGGGAATCATCCCGTTGTGCTTTAAGTCTGGTGAAGATGCAGACACACTTGGATTGACGGGTCATGAGCGTTACACTATCCATCTCCCAACCGATATCTCAGAGATAAGACCTGGCCAAGATGTTACCGTCACTACTGACAACGGAAAGTCTTTCAGTTGCACAGTCCGCTTTGACACTGAG GTGGAATTGGCATACTTCAACCATGGAGGTATACTTCCATATGTCATCAGAAACTTGAGCAAGCAGTAG
- the LOC106389430 gene encoding uncharacterized protein LOC106389430: MAEIRIADEDDHLELTVRDLDSPDLEKSASVPSLASGEIVPLLSQNQRPRFNIFSPSYARRRPREQVIRVSESEISPVIQFSSWVWSGSRYSGLLCMALSSTLYLIMELLSVSFSVEPIPLFETAFLRCTIILILSYICLKRIGQPVFGPAHARKLLISRALVGYLSLFSFIFSIQMLPLSQAIVLSFVNPVMASIAARVILHEKLKITDIGGLACSFFGVLFIFGPTLTVQVGSEVKSENLKGNHHIYALLLGLFSSITGGVSYCLIKAAAKASEQPVNTVLSFGLVACPAAAICMFSLESFVLPAFETLICMIVLGLLAFCAEVLLARGLQLEKISKAANVLYIEVVLSQLWILGSGKAGSSGLFSRIVGCLLILMSVSYTIYTGPAKDTE, encoded by the exons ATGGCAGAGATCAGAATCGCCGACGAAGACGACCACCTGGAGCTTACCGTCCGCGATCTCGATTCACCGGATTTGGAAAAATCAGCCTCGGTCCCTTCATTAGCTTCCGGCGAAATCGTCCCTCTCCTGAGTCAGAACCAAAGACCCAGGTTCAACATCTTCTCCCCCTCCTACGCTCGACGCAGACCAAGG GAGCAAGTGATTAGAGTAAGTGAAAGTGAGATATCACCAGTAATTCAGTTTTCATCATGGGTTTGGAGTGGGTCACGTTACTCTGGCTTACTCTGTATGGCCTTGTCATCCACACTCTACCTCATCATGGAGTTACTTTCAGTTTCTTTTTCTG TTGAGCCGATTCCTTTGTTTGAGACCGCGTTCCTGAGATGCACTATTATCTTGATACTATCATACATTTGCTTGAAAAGAATCGGACAACCAGTGTTTGGACCTGCGCATGCCAGGAAGCTTTTGATTTCACGAGCCCTTGTGGGTTATCTTTCTTTGTTTAGTTTCATCTTTAG CATCCAAATGTTGCCCTTGTCCCAAGCTATTGTACTAAGCTTTGTGAATCCAGTTATGGCTTCCATTGCAGCACGTGTTATTTTGCATGAGAAGTTGAAAATAACTGATATTGGAG GTCTTGCTTGCAGCTTCTTTggcgttctttttattttcggCCCAACACTTACTGTCCAAG TTGGATCAGAAGTAAAGAGTGAAAATCTCAAAGGAAACCATCATATTTATGCGCTCTTGTTGGGTTTATTTTCATCAATCACTGGAGGAGTCAGCTATTGTCTCATAAAGGCAGCTGCTAAAGCATCGGAACAGCCAGT GAACACGGTCCTTTCGTTTGGTTTGGTAGCTTGCCCAGCTGCAGCTATTTGTATGTTTTCCTTGGAG AGCTTTGTGCTACCAGCGTTTGAGACCCTTATTTGCATGATTGTACTTGGGTTGCTGGCGTTTTGTGCTGAG GTACTTTTGGCACGTGGACTTCAGCTTGAGAAAATCAGCAAAGCCGCAAACGTATTGTACATCGAG GTGGTGTTGTCGCAGTTATGGATACTTGGTAGCGGAAAAGCAGGATCGTCAGGCTTGTTTAGCCGCATTGTTGGGTGTTTGCTCATTCTCATGTCGGTGAGCTACACCATTTACACGGGACCTGCTAAAGATACAGAATAA
- the LOC106384443 gene encoding nucleobase-ascorbate transporter 1-like isoform X1: MAEISHPPMEQLQDLEYCIDSNPPWPETVLLAFQNYILMLGSSAFIPALLVPAMGGTDGDKARVMQTLLFVAGIKTLVQSLFGTRLPAVVGGSFAYVIPIAYIINDSSLQKISNDHERFIHTMRAIQGALIVASSIQIILGYSQVWGLFSRFFSPLGMAPVVGLVGLGMFQRGFPQLGNCIEIGLPMLLLVIGLTQYLKHVRPFKDVPIFERFPILICVTFVWIYAIILTASGAYRHKPSLTQHSCRTDKANLISTAPWFKFPYPLQWGPPTFAVGHSFAMMSAVLVSMVESTGAYMAASRLAIATPPPAYVLSRGIGWQGIGVLLDGLFGTGTGSTVLVENVGLLGLTRVGSRRVVQVSAGFMIFFSILGKFGAVFASIPVPIYAALHCVLFGLVAAVGLSLLQFTNMNSMRNLTITGLSLFLGISIPQFFVHYWDARHYGLVHTDAGWFNAFLNTVFMSPPTVGLIIAVFMDNTVDVEMSKKDRGMPWWVKFRNFRGDNRNEEFYNLPFNLNRFFPPT, translated from the exons ATGGCGGAGATAAGCCATCCTCCAATGGAACAGCTTCAAGACCTTGAGTATTGCATCGACTCTAATCCTCCTTGGC CTGAGACGGTGTTACTAGCATTTCAAAACTACATTCTAATGCTTGGATCAAGTGCTTTTATACCCGCATTGCTCGTACCAGCAATGGGTGGGACTGAT GGAGACAAAGCAAGGGTTATGCAGACGCTACTCTTTGTTGCTGGAATCAAGACGCTTGTTCAATCTCTTTTTGGTACGAGGTTGCCTGCTGTCGTTGGAGGCTCTTTCGCTTATGTTATCCCCATTGCTTACATCATTAATGACTCATCCTTACAAAAGATCTCCAATGATCatgag AGGTTTATTCACACTATGAGAGCTATACAAGGGGCATTGATTGTAGCTTCAAGCATACAAATCATTCTTGGCTATAGCCAAGTATGGGGTCTTTTCTCAAG GTTTTTCAGTCCTCTTGGAATGGCACCAGTTGTTGGATTGGTTGGTCTCGGAATGTTCCAGCGAGGATTTCCACAG CTTGGAAACTGCATTGAGATTGGACTACCGATGCTACTGCTTGTCATCGGACTAACTCAA TATCTTAAACATGTCAGACCCTTTAAAGATGTCCCAATCTTCGAACGATTTCCAATCTTGATCTGCGTAACATTTGTTTGGATCTACGCCATTATCTTGACCGCTAGTGGAGCATACAGACACAAGCCATCTCTTACACAGCATAGTTGTCGCACAGACAAAGCTAATCTTATATCGACCGCTCCGTG GTTCAAATTCCCATACCCTCTCCAGTGGGGCCCTCCAACGTTTGCAGTAGGCCATTCGTTTGCTATGATGTCTGCGGTTCTTGTATCCATGGTCGAG TCTACTGGAGCTTACATGGCGGCTTCAAGATTAGCTATAGCCACACCCCCTCCTGCTTATGTATTGAGTAGAGGCATTGGATGGCAG GGTATTGGTGTGTTGCTTGATGGTCTTTTCGGAACAGGCACAGGCTCTACTGTTTTAGT AGAGAATGTAGGACTTCTTGGGTTAACAAGAGTAGGAAGCCGTCGCGTCGTTCAAGTATCAGCAGGCTTCATGATCTTCTTCTCTATATTAG GCAAATTCGGTGCTGTTTTCGCGTCTATACCAGTGCCTATCTACGCAGCATTGCACTGTGTCCTCTTCGGCCTCGTTG CTGCGGTTGGTCTCTCGCTTCTTCAGTTCACAAACATGAACAGCATGAGAAACTTAACGATCACTGGCCTTTCGCTCTTTCTTGGAATCTCGATACCTCAGTTCTTTGTTCATTACTGGGACGCTAGACATTACGGGCTAGTTCACACAGACGCGGGATGGTTCAACGCCTTCTTGAACACGGTGTTCATGTCTCCACCGACCGTTGGTCTGATCATTGCGGTTTTTATGGACAATACAGTTGACGTGGAGATGTCGAAGAAAGACAGAGGGATGCCTTGGTGGGTCAAGTTTAGGAACTTTCGAGGAGATAACCGTAATGAAGAGTTCTACAATTTGCCCTTTAACCTCAACAGATTCTTCCCTCCtacttaa